NNNNNNNNNNNNNNNNNNNNNNNNNNNNNNNNNNNNNNNNNNNNNNNNNNNNNNNNNNNNNNNNNNNNNNNNNNNNNNNNNNNNNNNNNNNNNNNNNNNNNNNNNNNNNNNNNNNNNNNNNNNNNNNNNNNNNNNNNNNNNNNNNNNNNNNNNNNNNNNNNNNNNNNNNNNNNNNNNNNNNNNNNNNNNNNNNNNNNNNNNNNNNNNNNNNNNNNNNNNNNNNNNNNNNNNNNNNNNNNNNNNNNNNNNNNNNNNNNNNNNNNNNNNNNNNNNNNNNNNNNNNNNNNNNNNNNNNNNNNNNNNNNNNNNNNNNNNNNNNNNNNNNNNNNNNNNNNNNNNNNNNNNNNNNNNNNNNNNNNNNNNNNNNNNNNNNNNNNNNNNNNNNNNNNNNNNNNNNNNNNNNNNNNNNNNNNNNNNNNNNNNNNNNNNNNNNNNNNNNNNNNNNNNNNNNNNNNNNNNNNNNNNNNNNNNNNNNNNNNNNNNNNNNNNNNNNNNNNNNNNNNNNNNNNNNNNNNNNNNNNNNNNNNNNNNNNNNNNNNNNNNNNNNNNNNNNNNNNNNNNNNNNNNNNNNNNNNNNNNNNNNNNNNNNNNNNNNNNNNNNNNNNNNNNNNNNNNNNNNNNNNNNNNNNNNNNNNNNNNNNNNNNNNNNNNNNNNNNNNNNNNNNNNNNNNNNNNNNNNNNNNNNNNNNNNNNNNNNNNNNNNNNNNNNNNNNNNNNNNNNNNNNNNNNNNNNNNNNNNNNNNNNNNNNNNNNNNNNNNNNNNNNNNNNNNNNNNNNNNNNNNNNNNNNNNNNNNNNNNNNNNNNNNNNNNNNNNNNNNNNNNNNNNNNNNNNNNNNNNNNNNNNNNNNNNNNNNNNNNNNNNNNNNNNNNNNNNNNNNNNNNNNNNNNNNNNNNNNNNNNNNNNNNNNNNNNNNNNNNNNNNNNNNNNNNNNNNNNNNNNNNNNNNNNNNNNNNNNNNNNNNNNNNNNNNNNNNNNNNNNNNNNNNNNNNNNNNNNNNNNNNNNNNNNNNNNNNNNNNNNNNNNNNNNNNNNNNNNNNNNNNNNNNNNNNNNNNNNNNNNNNNNNNNNNNNNNNNNNNNNNNNNNNNNNNNNNNNNNNNNNNNNNNNNNNNNNNNNNNNNNNNNNNNNNNNNNNNNNNNNNNNNNNNNNNNNNNNNNNNNNNNNNNNNNNNNNNNNNNNNNNNNNNNNNNNNNNNNNNNNNNNNNNNNNNNNNNNNNNNNNNNNNNNNNNNNNNNNNNNNNNNNNNNNNNNNNNNNNNNNNNNNNNNNNNNNNNNNNNNNNNNNNNNNNNNNNNNNNNNNNNNNNNNNNNNNNNNNNNNNNNNNNNNNNNNNNNNNNNNNNNNNNNNNNNNNNNNNNNNNNNNNNNNNNNNNNNNNNNNNNNNNNNNNNNNNNNNNNNNNNNNNNNNNNNNNNNNNNNNNNNNNNNNNNNNNNNNNNNNNNNNNNNNNNNNNNNNNNNNNNNNNNNNNNNNNNNNNNNNNNNNNNNNNNNNNNNNNNNNNNNNNNNNNNNNNNNNNNNNNNNNNNNNNNNNNNNNNNNNNNNNNNNNNNNNNNNNNNNNNNNNNNNNNNNNNNNNNNNNNNNNNNNNNNNNNNNNNNNNNNNNNNNNNNNNNNNNNNNNNNNNNNNNNNNNNNNNNNNNNNNNNNNNNNNNNNNNNNNNNNNNNNNNNNNNNNNNNNNNNNNNNNNNNNNNNNNNNNNNNNNNNNNNNNNNNNNNNNNNNNNNNNNNNNNNNNNNNNNNNNNNNNNNNNNNNNNNNNNNNNNNNNNNNNNNNNNNNNNNNNNNNNNNNNNNNNNNNNNNNNNNNNNNNNNNNNNNNNNNNNNNNNNNNNNNNNNNNNNNNNNNNNNNNNNNNNNNNNNNNNNNNNNNNNNNNNNNNNNNNNNNNNNNNNNNNNNNNNNNNNNNNNNNNNNNNNNNNNNNNNNNNNNNNNNNNNNNNNNNNNNNNNNNNNNNNNNNNNNNNNNNNNNNNNNNNNNNNNNNNNNNNNNNNNNNNNNNNNNNNNNNNNNNNNNNNNNNNNNNNNNNNNNNNNNNNNNNNNNNNNNNNNNNNNNNNNNNNNNNNNNNNNNNNNNNNNNNNNNNNNNNNNNNNNNNNNNNNNNNNNNNNNNNNNNNNNNNNNNNNNNNNNNNNNNNNNNNNNNNNNNNNNNNNNNNNNNNNNNNNNNNNNNNNNNNNNNNNNNNNNNNNNNNNNNNNNNNNNNNNNNNNNNNNNNNNNNNNNNNNNNNNNNNNNNNNNNNNNNNNNNNNNNNNNNNNNNNNNNNNNNNNNNNNNNNNNNNNNNNNNNNNNNNNNNNNNNNNNNNNNNNNNNNNNNNNNNNNNNNNNNNNNNNNNNNNNNNNNNNNNNNNNNNNNNNNNNNNNNNNNNNNNNNNNNNNNNNNNNNNNNNNNNNNNNNNNNNNNNNNNNNNNNNNNNNNNNNNNNNNNNNNNNNNNNNNNNNNNNNNNNNNNNNNNNNNNNNNNNNNNNNNNNNNNNNNNNNNNNNNNNNNNNNNNNNNNNNNNNNNNNNNNNNNNNNNNNNNNNNNNNNNNNNNNNNNNNNNNNNNNNNNNNNNNNNNNNNNNNNNNNNNNNNNNNNNNNNNNNNNNNNNNNNNNNNNNNNNNNNNNNNNNNNNNNNNNNNNNNNNNNNNNNNNNNNNNNNNNNNNNNNNNNNNNNNNNNNNNNNNNNNNNNNNNNNNNNNNNNNNNNNNNNNNNNNNNNNNNNNNNNNNNNNNNNNNNNNNNNNNNNNNNNNNNNNNNNNNNNNNNNNNNNNNNNNNNNNNNNNNNNNNNNNNNNNNNNNNNNNNNNNNNNNNNNNNNNNNNNNNNNNNNNNNNNNNNNNNNNNNNNNNNNNNNNNNNNNNNNNNNNNNNNNNNNNNNNNNNNNNNNNNNNNNNNNNNNNNNNNNNNNNNNNNNNNNNNNNNNNNNNNNNNNNNNNNNNNNNNNNNNNNNNNNNNNNNNNNNNNNNNNNNNNNNNNNNNNNNNNNNNNNNNNNNNNNNNNNNNNNNNNNNNNNNNNNNNNNNNNNNNNNNNNNNNNNNNNNNNNNNNNNNNNNNNNNNNNNNNNNNNNNNNNNNNNNNNNNNNNNNNNNNNNNNNNNNNNNNNNNNNNNNNNNNNNNNNNNNNNNNNNNNNNNNNNNNNNNNNNNNNNNNNNNNNNNNNNNNNNNNNNNNNNNNNNNNNNNNNNNNNNNNNNNNNNNNNNNNNNNNNNNNNNNNNNNNNNNNNNNNNNNNNNNNNNNNNNNNNNNNNNNNNNNNNNNNNNNNNNNNNNNNNNNNNNNNNNNNNNNNNNNNNNNNNNNNNNNNNNNNNNNNNNNNNNNNNNNNNNNNNNNNNNNNNNNNNNNNNNNNNNNNNNNNNNNNNNNNNNNNNNNNNNNNNNNNNNNNNNNNNNNNNNNNNNNNNNNNNNNNNNNNNNNNNNNNNNNNNNNNNNNNNNNNNNNNNNNNNNNNNNNNNNNNNNNNNNNNNNNNNNNNNNNNNNNNNNNNNNNNNNNNNNNNNNNNNNNNNNNNNNNNNNNNNNNNNNNNNNNNNNNNNNNNNNNNNNNNNNNNNNNNNNNNNNNNNNNNNNNNNNNNNNNNNNNNNNNNNNNNNNNNNNNNNNNNNNNNNNNNNNNNNNNNNNNNNNNNNNNNNNNNNNNNNNNNNNNNNNNNNNNNNNNNNNNNNNNNNNNNNNNNNNNNNNNNNNNNNNNNNNNNNNNNNNNNNNNNNNNNNNNNNNNNNNNNNNNNNNNNNNNNNNNNNNNNNNNNNNNNNNNNNNNNNNNNNNNNNNNNNNNNNNNNNNNNNNNNNNNNNNNNNNNNNNNNNNNNNNNNNNNNNNNNNNNNNNNNNNNNNNNNNNNNNNNNNNNNNNNNNNNNNNNNNNNNNNNNNNNNNNNNNNNNNNNNNNNNNNNNNNNNNNNNNNNNNNNNNNNNNNNNNNNNNNNNNNNNNNNNNNNNNNNNNNNNNNNNNNNNNNNNNNNNNNNNNNNNNNNNNNNNNNNNNNNNNNNNNNNNNNNNNNNNNNNNNNNNNNNNNNNNNNNNNNNNNNNNNNNNNNNNNNNNNNNNNNNNNNNNNNNNNNNNNNNNNNNNNNNNNNNNNNNNNNNNNNNNNNNNNNNNNNNNNNNNNNNNNNNNNNNNNNNNNNNNNNNNNNNNNNNNNNNNNNNNNNNNNNNNNNNNNNNNNNNNNNNNNNNNNNNNNNNNNNNNNNNNNNNNNNNNNNNNNNNNNNNNNNNNNNNNNNNNNNNNNNNNNNNNNNNNNNNNNNNNNNNNNNNNNNNNNNNNNNNNNNNNNNNNNNNNNNNNNNNNNNNNNNNNNNNNNNNNNNNNNNNNNNNNNNNNNNNNNNNNNNNNNNNNNNNNNNNNNNNNNNNNNNNNNNNNNNNNNNNNNNNNNNNNNNNNNNNNNNNNNNNNNNNNNNNNNNNNNNNNNNNNNNNNNNNNNNNNNNNNNNNNNNNNNNNNNNNNNNNNNNNNNNNNNNNNNNNNNNNNNNNNNNNNNNNNNNNNNNNNNNNNNNNNNNNNNNNNNNNNNNNNNNNNNNNNNNNNNNNNNNNNNNNNNNNNNNNNNNNNNNNNNNNNNNNNNNNNNNNNNNNNNNNNNNNNNNNNNNNNNNNNNNNNNNNNNNNNNNNNNNNNNNNNNNNNNNNNNNNNNNNNNNNNNNNNNNNNNNNNNNNNNNNNNNNNNNNNNNNNNNNNNNNNNNNNNNNNNNNNNNNNNNNNNNNNNNNNNNNNNNNNNNNNNNNNNNNNNNNNNNNNNNNNNNNNNNNNNNNNNNNNNNNNNNNNNNNNNNNNNNNNNNNNNNNNNNNNNNNNNNNNNNNNNNNNNNNNNNNNNNNNNNNNNNNNNNNNNNNNNNNNNNNNNNNNNNNNNNNNNNNNNNNNNNNNNNNNNNNNNNNNNNNNNNNNNNNNNNNNNNNNNNNNNNNNNNNNNNNNNNNNNNNNNNNNNNNNNNNNNNNNNNNNNNNNNNNNNNNNNNNNNNNNNNNNNNNNNNNNNNNNNNNNNNNNNNNNNNNNNNNNNNNNNNNNNNNNNNNNNNNNNNNNNNNNNNNNNNNNNNNNNNNNNNNNNNNNNNNNNNNNNNNNNNNNNNNNNNNNNNNNNNNNNNNNNNNNNNNNNNNNNNNNNNNNNNNNNNNNNNNNNNNNNNNNNNNNNNNNNNNNNNNNNNNNNNNNNNNNNNNNNNNNNNNNNNNNNNNNNNNNNNNNNNNNNNNNNNNNNNNNNNNNNNNNNNNNNNNNNNNNNNNNNNNNNNNNNNNNNNNNNNNNNNNNNNNNNNNNNNNNNNNNNNNNNNNNNNNNNNNNNNNNNNNNNNNNNNNNNNNNNNNNNNNNNNNNNNNNNNNNNNNNNNNNNNNNNNNNNNNNNNNNNNNNNNNNNNNNNNNNNNNNNNNNNNNNNNNNNNNNNNNNNNNNNNNNNNNNNNNNNNNNNNNNNNNNNNNNNNNNNNNNNNNNNNNNNNNNNNNNNNNNNNNNNNNNNNNNNNNNNNNNNNNNNNNNNNNNNNNNNNNNNNNNNNNNNNNNNNNNNNNNNNNNNNNNNNNNNNNNNNNNNNNNNNNNNNNNNNNNNNNNNNNNNNNNNNNNNNNNNNNNNNNNNNNNNNNNNNNNNNNNNNNNNNNNNNNNNNNNNNNNNNNNNNNNNNNNNNNNNNNNNNNNNNNNNNNNNNNNNNNNNNNNNNNNNNNNNNNNNNNNNNNNNNNNNNNNNNNNNNNNNNNNNNNNNNNNNNNNNNNNNNNNNNNNNNNNNNNNNNNNNNNNNNNNNNNNNNNNNNNNNNNNNNNNNNNNNNNNNNNNNNNNNNNNNNNNNNNNNNNNNNNNNNNNNNNNNNNNNNNNNNNNNNNNNNNNNNNNNNNNNNNNNNNNNNNNNNNNNNNNNNNNNNNNNNNNNNNNNNNNNNNNNNNNNNNNNNNNNNNNNNNNNNNNNNNNNNNNNNNNNNNNNNNNNNNNNNNNNNNNNNNNNNNNNNNNNNNNNNNNNNNNNNNNNNNNNNNNNNNNNNNNNNNNNNNNNNNNNNNNNNNNNNNNNNNNNNNNNNNNNNNNNNNNNNNNNNNNNNNNNNNNNNNNNNNNNNNNNNNNNNNNNNNNNNNNNNNNNNNNNNNNNNNNNNNNNNNNNNNNNNNNNNNNNNNNNNNNNNNNNNNNNNNNNNNNNNNNNNNNNNNNNNNNNNNNNNNNNNNNNNNNNNNNNNNNNNNNNNNNNNNNNNNNNNNNNNNNNNNNNNNNNNNNNNNNNNNNNNNNNNNNNNNNNNNNNNNNNNNNNNNNNNNNNNNNNNNNNNNNNNNNNNNNNNNNNNNNNNNNNNNNNNNNNNNNNNNNNNNNNNNNNNNNNNNNNNNNNNNNNNNNNNNNNNNNNNNNNNNNNNNNNNNNNNNNNNNNNNNNNNNNNNNNNNNNNNNNNNNNNNNNNNNNNNNNNNNNNNNNNNNNNNNNNNNNNNNNNNNNNNNNNNNNNNNNNNNNNNNNNNNNNNNNNNNNNNNNNNNNNNNNNNNNNNNNNNNNNNNNNNNNNNNNNNNNNNNNNNNNNNNNNNNNNNNNNNNNNNNNNNNNNNNNNNNNNNNNNNNNNNNNNNNNNNNNNNNNNNNNNNNNNNNNNNNNNNNNNNNNNNNNNNNNNNNNNNNNNNNNNNNNNNNNNNNNNNNNNNNNNNNNNNNNNNNNNNNNNNNNNNNNNNNNNNNNNNNNNNNNNNNNNNNNNNNNNNNNNNNNNNNNNNNNNNNNNNNNNNNNNNNNNNNNNNNNNNNNNNNNNNNNNNNNNNNNNNNNNNNNNNNNNNNNNNNNNNNNNNNNNNNNNNNNNNNNNNNNNNNNNNNNNNNNNNNNNNNNNNNNNNNNNNNNNNNNNNNNNNNNNNNNNNNNNNNNNNNNNNNNNNNAACTTGGAAGAATCTCAACTCAGCAGATTCAGATGTGTGTGATAATTTTGGTTCTTGTTTGGGGTATTTCTAAGGTCCTGTTTTATCACGGCGTGAGTGGGAATGCCTGCATATAAACAGGGGTGGGATTTGAAGTTGATAATGCTTTGACGAGTTCGGTGGGTAATCTACTGTTATGTTTTGTGGCATGAGATTGAAATCCcagttccattgtgctaggcaaagCGGGTCACTGATCCAACGTTTTCAGGCTTATGTAAAAATGAGACTCAGATATATGGCTACGATAAAAAGAACAAGTTGTGCCAGGGAGTGCAATTTAAGACTGAGGAAGCGTATGATAAACGTGACATAGTGAGGTAACGCACACGGATGCCATTCTGAGTATTCTTACTGAAGCTTGGCAATGAGGTTGGAAGCTGGATTTGAAGGTGGACAATGGGTTTAGAGATTTTTACAGGTATGAGTCTGTGAGGTTTGCCTTCACCTTGCAGACACAATGCACGCCATTATCTAGGAATCCCATTAAGGGGAAATATTTAATTAGGGAAATGATAGATTTCTTCATTGTCTTGGTCAAGTggtaaaaaaacacaaacccaagCAATAGCTAGTATGGCTTATTGTAAAATGGGCACCTCACAGGAATAAGTTCCCTCAAACTCCTGGAGAAATACTCTTGaaaaagggaaggggggaagatgCACTGCGGACCTGTTTGAGAAAAGCCAGGGAGTTCTGCAAGTTGTGTGTGATGCGCACAGAAGCCCGCCCCACTGATGAATATTTGTGTCTCACTCTCCATGTCTCCAACTCTGTAAGTACCTCTGCATGGGCAGCTTCGCAGCGTGAATCCAAACCGCATTGGAGCCTCGGGAAGCTCTCTATTGACTCTGGAGAAATTTGGACCAGACCCTGAAAGGTCTAAACTGATTGATCCAACTGATATAAAACTTAGCCTTTCAAACTCTTCTTCATTCAAATAAGGGGAGGTTGGTGTCTATGAGCGATGAAGGGAATGAAGCCAGGAGCTTCTAAGGAATAAATTTCCTAATTTGTAATCAGTGACCTATgtgactggaaggaaccttgagtggtcatctagtctacacacacacatacacacaccctgtgCTGAAGCAGTACGATGTAAACCTacgccatccctgacaggtatttgtctaacctgttgttAGAAACCTCGACTGacagggatttcacaacctcccatGGTAATGTATTCAGTAATTAACTATCCTTAGAGGTAGAAAGTTTTCCCAAACATTGACcctattttttcttcttgctaATTAAGtgcatttctccttgttctacatttagtggacatggagaacaattaatcccCCTCCTCTGTAGAACAGCCCGTAACATactggaagactgttatcagctcgcccctcagtcttcttttctcaagactaaacacaccTATTTTTTAAACCATTGATCATGAaaaggttttctagaccttttatcatttttgttgcttcgCTCTAGATCCTCTCCAATTACTTCACTGTTTTAAAAGTGTGGAACCCAGAATAGGACagagcactgctgctgcagcgtCTCCAGTGCCCAGCAAAGCTGCACAATTACCTCCCGCACTACAAACAGAACGCTCCTGTGAATAGCCTCAgtatgatattagcctttttgcaaCCACTtcgctgactcatattcagtttatgATCTACGATAAcactcagatccttttcagcagtactaatGCTtcaccagttattccccattttgtagctgtgcagcTGGTATTTTTCTTCCtcagtgcagtactttgcacttgtctttattgaattccatTGTGTTGATTTCAGATAAATTCGTCAATTTGTCAAGATTGGTTTGATCTTTAATCCTGTCCTTCCAAGTGCTAGGAACATCTTCCACCttgttgtcatctgcaaattttgtaagcGTAATCGCCAATCCATTATACAtgtcattagtgaaaatattgagTTGTACTGGACTCAGCACAGACCCTTGCAGGAGTCCACAAGAAACTTTCCCTCACTTTGAAATTGAATAATTGATACCTGGTCTTTCAGttcagttttgcacccacttcaCAGTAATTTCATGTAAACAACATTTCCCTACTTTGattatgagaatgtcacatggaaATATGTCACacaccttactaaaatcaagatatgtcaTGTCTACAGCTTCCTAACTCTCCAACAGACCAATAATCAGTTAAAAGGAGGAAATTAGAATGGTTTGGCGTGATTTATTCTTGAAAAATTCATGTTAGCTATTACTTAAAACCCTATTATCCTCTCAGCGCTTACAACTTGATTGTTAaaaaatttgttccagtatctttccaggtatagaAGTTAGGATATATAGTCTATAattcccaggtcctctttgtcctcttttttaaagacagggacaatttttcatttgacttttgCCTTtgtgattaagaaactagaaggATACCCAATTAACATGGCACAGATTAAATGGACTAAAAAGTGGGTACTGAATGGTCTCAGACTGGAATTATATATGGACAATCATCACTGAGTGTGGGTGGttttagtggggtcccacagggtttggttcttggccctgttctttttatatttttatcaagtaccaggatgaaaacaaaaaaacaaaactttcatgTGAGGGTATATAATCATTTAAACTACTTTCCAAGGCTTGTGGTGGATTTtgcatcactggaaattttaaaataaagctttgatttttttttaaagctttgctcTAGTTCTAACAGTAACTAATTCAGGGACATTCCTTGGTCTGTTCTATAGAGGGGATCAGGATAGATGATCATActgctgccttctggccttataatcaaTGAAAAAATATGGCAAAACTTaatgaatgtttaaaataaaattattttcattctcccttcccctccagttctctctctctctaactgttAGTAATTGTTTTTAGTTGATGTATCAGGATTGTTTCCTTGAGCACATGTCTGTTAGACACCCAATTCCCATTCAAGAGATTAGTGCTATTTATTTACAGATTTTTCCTTTAAGTGTTCTGTCCCTATTGTCCAATAGACTCTGGTTTtacatgtttttaatattttttcttcaaaaatgagTGAAGAATGAAGAACCAGACCGTGGTGGTGGAATTCATCATTGTGGGACTGTCCAACGACCACCATGTCAACATCATCCTGTTTGCGGTTCTATCAGTTGTTTTCTTATTGACTGTGATAGGAAACATCATTGTTGTCACCCTCTCTTTGGTGGACCATTGCCTCCAGTCctccatgtatttcttcctcaggAACTTCTCCCTCTTGGAAATCTGTTTCACCTCTGTCACCAAGCCCAGGTTCCTCTACAGTCTCCTGACAGAGAGAAAATTTATTCCCCTCCCTGGTTGTTTCCTTCAGCTGTTGGTTTTCTTCCTCCTGGGCACCTGTGTATTTTTCCATGTGGCTATCATATCCTTTGACCGCTACATGGCTATCTGCCGTCCCTTGCGTTACGGCACTATCATGAATGGCAGGGTCTGCTTCCAGTTAGTGCTGGGCTGCTGGGTGATGAGTTTTCTCTTCATATTTCCTCCAACGTTTATGGTTGTGCTGTTACCGTTCTGTGGCCCCAATGTCATAAACCACTTCTACTGCGACACGGCCCCATTGCTCCAACTCTCCTGTGTAGACACGGGACACATTGAGGTGATGCTCTTGGTTGCAGCTGTAGTGGTCTTACCTGGGACTTTAACAGGCACCATAATTTCCTATGGCTTTATCGTCTGTACTGTCATGCGGATCCCATCCACCATAGGAAGgaaaaaggccttttccacctgctctgCTCACCTCACAGTTGTTGTGATATTGTACAGCAGTGCCATCTCCAGGTACATCCGACCAGGTCAGCGGGGCACTCAGGACTTTGACAAAGTTGTGTCCCTGGTGTACTGTGTGGTGACGCAACTCTTTAACCCCTGCATCTACGCTCTCGGCAATGAACAAGTCAAACAGGCTCTGAAGGACATACTTGGCCGAACAATTTCTAAGTGCTTGAGGATATCATGAAAATCTATAACCCCAAAGATACAGGAGTGAGGAGAACATGGATGGTCTTTGACTTCGTGCCTGGCTTCACAATAGgcttggtgggtcctgagctGTTAATAGGAGTGAATTTATCTCCTCATGTGTAGGTTGATAAATTGTATACCCAAAAGGGATCCTCAGattatcaagtgtgaactcctgatAATACATGCCACAGAATTCCACTAATTAGTTATGCACTGAGACTAGTATCTCACATCTAATGCAAGCGTGTCTTcctgaaaggcatccagtcttgactggAAGACTTCAAGAGATAGAGACTCTTTCTTGGTACTTTGTTCCCAAAATAGAAATTATTAGGTTTTTCTTGGTGAAATGAAACACTAAACAAAATTCAGTTTGGGAAGACTGTTTCTTTAACATCTTGCTAAATTGTTGAAAagtgaaaatgtttgatttttgaagatgttgaaataaatgttttcaattattattttccatttttttgtggTCAGGTCTATTCTTTGAATTCACACTGAATTTACAAATACCTTTAGCTTACCTGAAACTGTATTTTTTACATAAGAAATTATTCATCTGAAAAAATTCTCCCGGCTCTGCCATTTCAACATGTTTGGTTTTAGCATCCAGTCAATAGCTCTCGTTCTACCTTTCTCTGGTAGGGGCACTTTCCCTGGAAAAGGGATACACGAAACACTGCACAACGCACAGGAGGGCTAAGATATGTGCACATCTGACTGTTTTGGTTGCCTTATCTCTAGGACGCTGCCTTGGTCTGCTTGTTTGTACCATTCACCTATTATGCCATATTGTTAGTAGTAATGTTTTTCCTGTGAACTCTGAGATATTTGGACTGAGATCAGCACTCCTTTCCACTGGACATTAAATAGACAACTACAAGAGAGAACTCTGGCAAATGTAACTCTTCTAATCTAATGAATAGAGTTGGATAATGAGAAATATTTGGTTTCCTTTTCACTCTTGCAAGGGGATATTCTCAAGGGTGCAAGTGGAGGTCAGGgcaaatcctggcttcactgaaatcTTTCTTGCTTCAAAGGTCATTGTCAAAGTGAAGGCCAGTGGGTTCCTCCAGTGGGTTCCTCTTGACTCTTCCTCAGATATAAGCAAtttgtctccattttatagacCCGCCATGTCGTATCCCCATCTTACGATACATCTCTCATGCACTATAAAGAAATAGTCTCCATCCTGCAATTGGCCATTGATGCCAGCTTGTTTTAtccactttacattttcaaagaggCAGCTTCACGCTCTCCTCCAGGCAGCCCCTCAGGACTAAGGCGAAGATTTTGTtgcaggtatttttagtaaaagtcagggacaggtcacgggcaataaagaaaaattcacagaagccgtgacctgtccctgacttttactaaaaatatccatgataataTGGTGATAGGGAAAATACCTCCCCCCCCAATTACCTTTCTAATATGGCAAGAAGTTTACATGCAGGCCTTAACTAATGTCAAGCCCTTATCCAAACTATTGAGACTCCCTCTAAACTGCTGTGACTTCCTCAAAACTTGTTTATCTGCCAGCTTGGCTTTGGGCAAGTATAGTGTGGCAATAGACACTTGCTCAAGGTAACCGCAAGTAGGGATAACAGAACAGTCAAGTCCAAAAGTACATCAACAGGAAGGTGTAGAAAGGTTGCTTGCTAAATTGCAATATTCATGCCATATAGGAAAAATATTAGTtatgttttgcagcattagcaatttgtattccaaataaggctgtatctatgtgtgacgttttgcggttttaacctttataagctcagtaaaatttgtaacaggcagagcggcttaacccttgctagggtgactcgttgtctctccctgtgtgcgcACTTgtatcaataaaggtgcctcaggctatctgattcaaattcaatagGGTGGTGGTCTTTTCGCCGACAATGGGAAGCTCCTGGGCAGCTgcgggggctggctgggagctctgggggccccCACCACCTGTGGGTGCATGGAGCTCCAGCGTCCCCCTCCATCCACTGCTTGGAACTGTAGGCGTCCCTGTGCTgtctgctgcaggcagggagcaACAAGGGTCCCCCTGCCACATGTTGCGGGTAGGGAGGTGTGGGAGTCCCTCACTGCATGCAGCAGGTGGGGGAATGCGggggtccccctgccacccactgtgggcagggatgcagcagaatcctgcagctcccagccaccacaggcTGAAGTCAGAGGTCTTTAGAAGTCACGGATTCGGTGATTTCAGtgccaaaatcatagccttactaaCGCTAAGGAAGAGCACCCAATAAACATCTGCAAAAGCTACCGAGCTCCTTCAAACTCTCCTCTGCTGTGATTCCTTCCACACAAACTTGACAGCTGTTTTGCTGAGCCCAATGTGCATCATACTGACGGACGCTATCGCACCGATTTCCCGGCCGATTCTTGTCTTATATTTTGTGGCCTTTTCTGGGCAGGTGCTCTGGCTTTGTGCAGTACTTAGCACGATGGAATGCTGGTCTGAGACATGAAGCCTATAGGACTGACCTGCTTGCTTGCATAGATACGTCTTTTCctatagtttaagtatttggtttattgtaataggtttatagatttgCATTAAAGTAaatttggctgtaatgcaagagacctacaggccatatcctgtatgttacGCTGAGGCAAAGTTACCATATCGATACTGAGACCTTTtactcagaaagcaaagttgacctTTATCTTGTTACCTGAATAGCTGAGTACCCACCCCTATGTCTATGACCTCTTATCTAGAccaatagacaatggagaatggcaTGCGGGGGGTTCATTGTTGTACTCACAgacttaacaggtacaccacaaggGAACTTATG
The window above is part of the Chelonoidis abingdonii isolate Lonesome George chromosome 14, CheloAbing_2.0, whole genome shotgun sequence genome. Proteins encoded here:
- the LOC116833210 gene encoding olfactory receptor 6C75-like, translated to MKNQTVVVEFIIVGLSNDHHVNIILFAVLSVVFLLTVIGNIIVVTLSLVDHCLQSSMYFFLRNFSLLEICFTSVTKPRFLYSLLTERKFIPLPGCFLQLLVFFLLGTCVFFHVAIISFDRYMAICRPLRYGTIMNGRVCFQLVLGCWVMSFLFIFPPTFMVVLLPFCGPNVINHFYCDTAPLLQLSCVDTGHIEVMLLVAAVVVLPGTLTGTIISYGFIVCTVMRIPSTIGRKKAFSTCSAHLTVVVILYSSAISRYIRPGQRGTQDFDKVVSLVYCVVTQLFNPCIYALGNEQVKQALKDILGRTISKCLRIS